Proteins encoded within one genomic window of Ideonella dechloratans:
- a CDS encoding rhodanese-like domain-containing protein → MTSPEPLLIDVRSPGEYAGGYLDGAVNLPLDQLQAGIARVAPDLGQPIVLYCASGGRSGMGCMLLQQMGYRQVSNGGGIGMLAMSSQRPVRRL, encoded by the coding sequence ATGACCTCTCCCGAACCCCTGCTGATCGATGTGCGCTCCCCCGGCGAATATGCCGGCGGCTACCTGGATGGCGCGGTGAACCTGCCGCTGGACCAGTTGCAGGCCGGCATCGCCCGGGTCGCCCCCGACCTGGGCCAGCCCATCGTGCTGTACTGCGCCTCGGGCGGCCGCTCGGGCATGGGCTGCATGCTGCTGCAGCAGATGGGCTACCGCCAGGTCAGCAACGGCGGCGGCATCGGCATGCTGGCCATGAGCAGCCAGCGGCCCGTGCGCCGGCTCTGA